One Diospyros lotus cultivar Yz01 chromosome 1, ASM1463336v1, whole genome shotgun sequence genomic window carries:
- the LOC127795567 gene encoding cysteine-rich repeat secretory protein 38-like: MDSLWRQLIVFLLSFLMPLTLINSISAQSYFLKACLGSEKYQNNSPYQKNLDTLLSSLAPNVNKYGFNTTSVGQTSDDKIEAVVLCRGDVEPDICRSCVNDSSVMIKQICPNYKAAMGGYDQCMLRYRSPNNITADLQRPSVYAYNPTHNYTSAEQYNKVLSELLRRLQSQAATGGSDLKFATGSQQGPDNQTIYGMAQCTPDLSQKQCNDCVNEAIGELPGCCNNRLGGRVLKVVCNIQYETNFKFYNQTRSSSSESSPPGKSAISPSSSTPPPSSCSPQRINLGWSTVSCTILMGILLIALLTHHWWL, encoded by the exons ATGGATTCTTTGTGGAGACAGCTGATTGTGTTCCTGCTCTCCTTTCTTATGCCGTTAACCCTAATCAATTCCATCTCTGCTCAGAGCTACTTCCTCAAGGCCTGCTTAGGGAGtgaaaaataccaaaacaacAGCCCTTACCAGAAAAACCTCGACACTCTCCTCTCATCTCTTGCCCCCAACGTCAACAAGTACGGCTTCAACACCACCTCCGTCGGCCAAACCTCCGATGACAAAATCGAAGCCGTCGTGCTCTGCCGAGGCGACGTCGAGCCCGACATCTGCCGGAGTTGCGTCAACGACTCCTCCGTCATGATCAAACAGATCTGTCCAAACTACAAGGCCGCCATGGGGGGCTACGACCAGTGCATGCTGAGATACCGCTCGCCCAACAATATTACCGCGGACCTGCAGAGGCCGAGCGTGTACGCGTATAACCCTACGCACAACTACACGAGTGCGGAACAGTACAATAAGGTACTGAGTGAGTTGCTCCGGCGGCTGCAAAGCCAGGCAGCGACGGGCGGCTCAGACCTCAAGTTCGCCACCGGCAGCCAGCAGGGCCCGGACAATCAGACTATATACGGGATGGCGCAGTGCACGCCGGATTTGTCACAGAAACAGTGTAACGATTGTGTGAATGAGGCCATCGGTGAACTGCCGGGGTGTTGCAATAATCGTCTTGGAGGGAGAGTTCTTAAAGTTGTCTGCAATATTCAGTATGAGACCAATTTCAAGTTCTACAATCAAActcgatcatcatcatcag AGTCGTCTCCTCCAGGTAAATCTGCAATATCTCCAAGTAGTAGTACACCTCCTCCATCATCTTGTTCCCCGCAACGGATTAATCTGGGGTGGAGTACCGTGTCCTGTACAATATTAATGGGAATTCTTCTCATTGCGTTACTCACTCATCATTGGTGGCTCTGA